GAGGTTTAAAAGGGGGTTGGTTGGTTCAATTACTTTCACTTAACTTTCTCGTactcttcttgtcttctttgacCCGATACCGCACACATATAGAACAATTTATTTCCAAAGATGGCTCCTCCTTTCTTCTCCGATATCAACAAGGGTGTTAACGACCTCTTGAACAGAGACTTTTACCACACTTCTGTCGCTGCTGTCGATGTCAGCACTGTTGCCAAGAATGGTGTCAAATTCGACCTAAAGGCTAAGCAGACCGTTAAGGATGGCCCATTGGCTGCTAACATTGAGACCAAGGTCTCTGACAAAGCTACTGGTTTGACTTTGACTCAGGGCTGGTCCAACTCTAACAATTTGAACACCAAGATTGAATTGGCTGATGTTACTCCAGGCTTGAAGAGTGAATTGGTTACTTCTTTGGTTCCAGGTGTTTCCAAGGCTGCTAAGTTGAACGTTAACTTTGTTCAACCTTTCTTCACCGCTAGAGGTGCCTTCGACTTGTTGAAGGGTCCTTCTTTCGTCGGTGACTTGACTTTGGCCCACGAAGGTAT
The window above is part of the Torulaspora delbrueckii CBS 1146 chromosome 3, complete genome genome. Proteins encoded here:
- the TDEL0C04070 gene encoding porin (similar to Saccharomyces cerevisiae POR2 (YIL114C) and POR1 (YNL055C); ancestral locus Anc_2.254) gives rise to the protein MAPPFFSDINKGVNDLLNRDFYHTSVAAVDVSTVAKNGVKFDLKAKQTVKDGPLAANIETKVSDKATGLTLTQGWSNSNNLNTKIELADVTPGLKSELVTSLVPGVSKAAKLNVNFVQPFFTARGAFDLLKGPSFVGDLTLAHEGIVGGAEIGYDITGGSLSRYAVGLGYSAGDYSLGLSINNAQLTTVSFFQKVSPILQVGAKAISTPKQLANVNIEFATLYLPDPTSQVKAKVADSGIVALAYKQQLRPGVTLGVGASFNALNLSEPVHKIGSSLSFSA